Genomic segment of Polycladomyces abyssicola:
ACGACGCAATATGTGTGCCAACAAGCAATTGTGCAAATGCAATTTGGCATACCAGTCTCCCCGATGTAAAACCACCCCGTCGGACGTCGTCAGTGTCGGTCCGTGATACGGTTTGATCACCACACGAAACATGTTTTGATTTTCCCTGTCAACGTACTGCAAGCGGGTACAGTGATAATACACTTGATCCCACAAACGCCAAGCCGACAACAAACCGCCACTCATCCCACCAACGCCTCCGATTCGAACTATGCCTTGTTAGTATGGATCGGGGACGCAAACGGCATGCACACACAAAAAAAGCGCTCCGCAGTTGCGGAACGCAAACCGTTTTTCATTTGGCGGTACGTTTGAGCGCGCCACCCGCAATCACGACCAACAGAGCCAAAGCGAGCGGTACTGCCCAGGACAAAGCAGAAACGGACTCGACGAACAGTTGATGGATGATGGGATCTTCCACGATCAACTGTCCGGCTGTATATCCCAAAATGGCGGAGCCAACATACACCAGCCATGGCAGTTTATTCATCATCACGGCGATGATCCGGCTCCCCCACATGATGATGGGGATACTTAACATCAAGCCGAACAGCACCAACCAAAAATCGCCGTGCGCCGCTCCCGCGACCGCCAGAACATTATCCAAGCTCATCACGACATCGGCGACGATAATCGTTTTGATCGCTTCCTTCAATCCCCGGCCAACATGGACTTCCGTCTCGTCATCCTCCTCGGTGACCAGTTTCACCGCAATCCACAGCAAGATCAATCCGCCGATGGACATCAACAACGGGATATTCAACAAATAGGCGGCTATACCGGTCAAAGCGACGCGAAGTACAATAGCGGCACTGGTACCGAAGATGATCGCTTTTTTCCGCTGTTTTTCAGGGAGCGCTCTTGCCGCCATACCGATGACGACGGCATTGTCCCCACTCAATACCAAGTCGAGGATGATGATATTGATAAATCCAATCCAAAATTGTGTATCCAATCCAACTCCATTCCTTCCTGTCTTGCAAGGTTTATACTTGGATAGATTCCCCCCATACGATATCATAAACTGAGACAGTGTTGCACCCTACAATGGGAAAGGAAGGGGAACCTGATCATGAAACTGTCCCGTCGGGAA
This window contains:
- a CDS encoding TerC family protein, whose product is MDTQFWIGFINIIILDLVLSGDNAVVIGMAARALPEKQRKKAIIFGTSAAIVLRVALTGIAAYLLNIPLLMSIGGLILLWIAVKLVTEEDDETEVHVGRGLKEAIKTIIVADVVMSLDNVLAVAGAAHGDFWLVLFGLMLSIPIIMWGSRIIAVMMNKLPWLVYVGSAILGYTAGQLIVEDPIIHQLFVESVSALSWAVPLALALLVVIAGGALKRTAK